CGCACAGAAGCGTTACCATACGAAGAGTGGACGCGTCATCACCACGAACACAGTCGACTCGTTGCAATCGAAGGTGAGCAACTGCTCGGCTGGGTCGCGTTAAGTCCGTTCTCTTCGATTCCAGCATATGACGGTGTCGCGGAAATCAGCCTTTATATCGCTGAAGAAGCACGCGGCAAAGGTGTCGGCACACGTTTGATGGAAGACGTCATCGAATCAAGTGAGGTTGCCGGAATCTGGACCTTGCAATCGCAAGTCTTCCCGGAAAATAAAGCGAGTCTTCGTCTTCATGAACGATTCGGTTTTCGGGAAGTCGGACGTCGTGAACGAATTGGTCGGCTCGGTGGCAGGTGGCGCGACACGGTTTTGCTTGAGCGACGAAGCACATATCTTTAAAAGCAGGCAAGTGGACGTCGTGTTC
This window of the Exiguobacterium acetylicum genome carries:
- a CDS encoding GNAT family N-acetyltransferase: MEVRQMTADDYEEVVRIYEQGIKTENATFRTEALPYEEWTRHHHEHSRLVAIEGEQLLGWVALSPFSSIPAYDGVAEISLYIAEEARGKGVGTRLMEDVIESSEVAGIWTLQSQVFPENKASLRLHERFGFREVGRRERIGRLGGRWRDTVLLERRSTYL